From one Perca flavescens isolate YP-PL-M2 chromosome 19, PFLA_1.0, whole genome shotgun sequence genomic stretch:
- the pea15 gene encoding astrocytic phosphoprotein PEA-15, with product MAEYSSLLSDLSENITNEDLEQLKSACKEDIPEDQSNNITSSKEWFSYLEKNDKLAQDNLSYIEHIFEISRRPDLLTRVIEYRTTVLKISEDDEIDTKLTRIPSAKKYKDIIRQPSEDEIIKLAPPPKKV from the exons ATGGCGGAGTACAGCTCTCTGCTCAGCGACCTGTCTGAAAACATCACCAACGAAGACTTGGAGCAGCTCAAGTCGGCCTGCAAAGAGGACATTCCCGAGGACCAGAGCAACAACATCACTTCCTCAAAGGAGTGGTTCAGCTACCTGGAGAAGAACGACAAGCTGGCCCAAG ATAATCTGTCGTACATCGAGCACATCTTCGAGATTTCGCGGCGACCGGACCTGCTGACGAGGGTGATCGAGTACCGCACCACCGTGCTCAAGATCTCTGAGGATGACGAGATCGACACCAAGCTCACACGCATCCCCTCAGCCAAGAAATACAAAG ATATCATCCGCCAGCCCTCTGAAGATGAGATCATCAAGTTGGCCCCACCTCCTAAAAAAGTGTGA